A window of the Streptomyces sp. JB150 genome harbors these coding sequences:
- a CDS encoding nitroreductase family deazaflavin-dependent oxidoreductase: MSTHVRKPGWLTVNVINRAVAWLTRRGLSVWGSRVLAVRGRKSGEWRTTPVNVLTVDGGRYLVAPRGHVQWTHNMRAAGGGELRLGRTVEAFTATEVADDDKPPLLRAYLKRWKAEVGVFFNGVGPHSPDAELRRIAPDHPVFRIETISVRTTS; the protein is encoded by the coding sequence ATGTCCACCCACGTCCGCAAGCCCGGCTGGCTCACCGTCAACGTCATCAACCGCGCCGTCGCCTGGCTGACCCGCCGCGGCCTCAGCGTCTGGGGCTCCCGCGTCCTCGCCGTCCGCGGCCGCAAGAGCGGCGAGTGGCGGACCACGCCGGTGAACGTGCTGACCGTGGACGGCGGGCGGTATCTCGTCGCGCCGCGCGGGCACGTCCAGTGGACGCACAACATGCGCGCGGCGGGCGGCGGCGAGCTGCGTCTCGGCCGGACCGTGGAGGCCTTCACCGCCACCGAGGTCGCCGACGACGACAAGCCGCCGCTCCTGCGCGCCTACCTGAAGCGGTGGAAGGCCGAGGTGGGCGTGTTCTTCAACGGCGTCGGCCCCCACTCCCCCGACGCCGAGCTGCGCCGTATCGCCCCCGACCACCCCGTCTTCCGCATCGAGACGATTTCCGTCAGGACGACGAGCTGA
- a CDS encoding sensor histidine kinase, with protein sequence MEEQRVRPGGPPAWWGHGPPWRDGADGEERRARWPWRSTVLLTAFVLAGSQIAARGQLDERAALDPFARVLLLIAAGQLLWRHRCPRAVAFGTAATVAVYLGAGYPYGPVLLTVAVACFNAIVAGHRRAAWAALGMLWAAHVLVAHRLYRWLPPSGDTAASWGQEAVTAAWVVAIVALAELARARREQWARERAERAQGARRRADEERLRIARELHDVLAHSLSVINVQAGVGLALLDTDPEQARTALTTIKGASKEALGEVRQVLDSLRTPGDAPRAPAPGLDRLPELVEAAADAGLAVRVEGTAPRLPPATDLAAFRIVQEALTNAVRHSGSRHARVRLTREAGALRLRIDDDGPAAGADAGGGGNGLAGMRERAAALGGTIEAGARPDGGFSVIAVLPLAPPHREEEDR encoded by the coding sequence ATGGAGGAGCAGCGCGTACGTCCGGGCGGTCCGCCCGCGTGGTGGGGGCACGGGCCGCCGTGGCGGGACGGCGCGGACGGGGAGGAGCGGCGGGCCCGGTGGCCGTGGCGTTCCACCGTGCTGCTCACCGCGTTCGTGCTGGCGGGCTCGCAGATCGCCGCGCGCGGCCAGCTGGACGAGCGGGCCGCCCTCGACCCCTTCGCGCGGGTCCTGCTGCTGATCGCGGCCGGGCAGCTGCTGTGGCGGCACCGGTGTCCGCGGGCCGTGGCGTTCGGTACGGCGGCGACCGTCGCGGTGTACCTGGGCGCCGGGTATCCGTACGGGCCGGTGCTGCTCACGGTCGCCGTCGCCTGCTTCAACGCGATCGTCGCCGGGCACCGCAGGGCCGCCTGGGCGGCGCTCGGCATGCTGTGGGCGGCGCATGTGCTGGTCGCGCACCGGCTGTACCGGTGGCTGCCGCCGTCCGGGGACACGGCGGCCTCCTGGGGGCAGGAGGCGGTGACCGCCGCCTGGGTCGTGGCGATCGTGGCCCTCGCGGAGCTGGCCCGCGCCCGGCGCGAGCAGTGGGCGCGGGAGCGGGCCGAGCGGGCCCAGGGGGCGCGGCGGCGGGCCGACGAGGAGCGGCTGCGGATCGCCCGCGAGCTGCACGACGTCCTCGCGCACAGCCTCTCCGTGATCAACGTGCAGGCGGGCGTCGGACTCGCCCTGCTCGACACCGACCCCGAGCAGGCGCGGACCGCGCTCACCACCATCAAGGGCGCCAGCAAGGAGGCGCTGGGCGAGGTCCGTCAGGTGCTCGACAGTCTGCGCACCCCCGGAGACGCGCCGCGTGCCCCCGCCCCCGGTCTCGACCGGCTGCCCGAGCTGGTGGAGGCGGCGGCGGACGCGGGCCTCGCCGTCCGTGTCGAGGGCACGGCCCCGCGGTTGCCGCCGGCCACCGACCTCGCCGCCTTCCGGATCGTCCAGGAGGCGCTGACGAACGCCGTCCGGCACTCCGGCTCCCGGCACGCGCGCGTGCGGCTCACCCGCGAGGCCGGCGCGCTGCGGCTGCGGATCGACGACGACGGCCCGGCGGCCGGCGCCGACGCGGGCGGTGGCGGCAACGGGCTGGCCGGAATGCGGGAGCGGGCCGCCGCCCTCGGTGGCACCATCGAGGCGGGCGCGCGCCCCGACGGCGGGTTCAGCGTGATCGCCGTACTGCCGCTGGCGCCGCCGCACCGCGAGGAGGAGGACCGGTGA
- a CDS encoding TetR/AcrR family transcriptional regulator, whose protein sequence is MSSSDTAGASATPSAPRYALSAPNAPSAPRGARARARIEVTEAIKGEARRQLAVDGAAKLSLRAVARELGMVSSALYRYFPSRDDLLTALIIDAYDSLGEAAETAHDAVADAGPVRRWTAVCEAVRAWALAHPHEYALIYGSPVPGYTAPQATVPPAARVGHLLIRIVRDAHRGKGVARTPLPAGLRAEAERIAADLAPDLPPEVVAVLVAAWAQLFGLVGFEVFGQFNRVVEDREPFFRHAVAQLAHSVGLVHE, encoded by the coding sequence ATGAGCAGCAGCGACACGGCAGGCGCGAGCGCCACCCCGAGCGCCCCGCGATATGCCCTCAGCGCCCCCAACGCCCCCAGCGCCCCGCGCGGTGCCCGCGCCCGAGCCCGGATCGAAGTCACGGAAGCCATCAAGGGCGAGGCCCGCCGGCAGCTCGCGGTCGACGGCGCCGCCAAGCTCTCCCTGCGCGCGGTCGCCCGGGAACTCGGCATGGTCTCCTCCGCGCTCTACCGCTACTTCCCCAGCCGCGACGACCTGCTGACCGCGCTCATCATCGACGCCTACGACTCCCTCGGCGAGGCCGCCGAGACCGCGCACGACGCGGTGGCCGACGCCGGACCGGTACGGCGCTGGACGGCCGTGTGCGAGGCGGTGCGCGCGTGGGCGCTCGCGCACCCCCACGAGTACGCCCTGATCTACGGCTCGCCCGTGCCCGGCTACACCGCCCCGCAGGCCACCGTCCCGCCCGCCGCCCGCGTCGGACACCTCCTCATCCGGATCGTGCGCGACGCCCACCGGGGCAAGGGCGTCGCCAGGACCCCGCTGCCCGCCGGGCTGCGCGCCGAGGCCGAGCGCATCGCCGCCGACCTCGCCCCCGACCTCCCGCCGGAGGTCGTGGCCGTGCTGGTCGCGGCCTGGGCGCAGCTGTTCGGGCTGGTCGGCTTCGAGGTCTTCGGCCAGTTCAACCGGGTCGTCGAGGACCGCGAACCGTTCTTCCGCCACGCGGTGGCCCAGCTGGCCCACTCCGTGGGGCTGGTGCACGAGTGA
- a CDS encoding maleylpyruvate isomerase family mycothiol-dependent enzyme, producing MAPTAPKTGRFIETLDREGRLLAAAAEQAGTDAKVPTCPGWQVRDLLRHLGAVHRWAASYVREGRTEGRPIGDPPGLDGAELVDWYRESHSGLVDTLSGAAPDVVCFTFLPAPSPLEFWARRQAHETTVHRYDAQAALGGTPDPVAPDLAADGIDELLRGFHARSRSRVRTQTPRTLRVRATDADAVWTVRLSPEPPVTARDDSGEADCELSGTAGELYLALWNRVPVPSVTGDRALAALWRERSAV from the coding sequence ATGGCACCCACCGCCCCGAAGACGGGCCGTTTCATCGAAACCCTCGACCGGGAGGGCCGGTTGCTCGCGGCAGCGGCCGAACAGGCCGGTACGGACGCCAAGGTCCCCACCTGTCCCGGCTGGCAGGTACGCGATCTGCTGCGCCACCTCGGCGCGGTCCACCGCTGGGCCGCGTCGTACGTCCGCGAAGGACGCACGGAGGGACGCCCCATCGGCGACCCTCCCGGCCTGGACGGGGCGGAGCTGGTGGACTGGTACCGCGAGAGCCACAGCGGACTCGTCGACACCCTCTCCGGGGCGGCGCCCGACGTCGTCTGCTTCACGTTCCTGCCGGCGCCGTCACCACTGGAGTTCTGGGCGCGCCGCCAGGCGCACGAGACGACCGTGCACCGCTACGACGCGCAGGCGGCCCTCGGCGGCACCCCGGACCCGGTCGCGCCGGACCTCGCGGCGGACGGCATCGACGAGTTGCTGCGCGGCTTCCACGCCCGCTCCCGCAGCCGGGTCCGCACGCAGACGCCCCGTACCCTGCGGGTGCGCGCCACGGACGCGGACGCGGTGTGGACCGTACGGCTGTCCCCGGAGCCCCCGGTGACCGCGCGCGACGACTCCGGGGAGGCGGACTGCGAACTGTCGGGCACGGCAGGGGAGTTGTATCTGGCACTGTGGAACCGGGTGCCCGTGCCGTCGGTCACGGGCGACCGGGCGCTGGCCGCGCTGTGGCGGGAGCGGTCGGCGGTCTGA
- a CDS encoding MFS transporter, with translation MTSPLTDAPSSEVRWTPRLWGTLLVLCAAMFLDALDVSMVGVALPSIGADLGLSTSTLQWIVSGYILGYGGLLLLGGRTADLLGRRQVFLVALGVFALASLLGGLVDSGPLLIASRFIKGLSAAFTAPAGLSIITTTFPEGPLRNRALSIYTTCAATGFSMGLVLSGLLTEASWRLTMLLPAPIALIALLAGLKLLPHSTREREHRGYDIPGAVLGTAAMLLLVFTVVQAPEAGWAATRTLLSFLAVAVLLTAFVLVERRSPGPLVRLGVLRSGTQVRAQLGAMAFFGSYVGFQFLVTLYMQSLLGWSALHTALAFLPAGALVALSATKVGAIVDRFGTPRLIAAGFALMVAGYALFLGVDLDPVYAVAILPSMLLIGAACALVFPSLNIQATNGVEDHEQGMVSGLLNTSVQVGGAIFLAVVTAVVTANTPAGASPQAVLDSYRPGLVVVTGIAVAGLLISLTGLRTRRGRPSVVVVESTAPQAERVPVRD, from the coding sequence ATGACCTCTCCGCTCACCGACGCCCCGTCCTCCGAGGTGCGCTGGACACCTCGCCTGTGGGGCACCCTGCTCGTGCTCTGCGCCGCCATGTTCCTGGACGCGCTCGACGTGTCCATGGTCGGCGTGGCCCTGCCGTCCATCGGCGCCGACCTCGGTCTGTCCACCTCGACCCTGCAATGGATCGTCAGCGGCTACATCCTCGGCTACGGCGGCCTGCTGCTGCTCGGCGGACGCACCGCCGACCTGCTGGGCCGGCGCCAGGTCTTCCTCGTGGCGCTGGGTGTCTTCGCCCTCGCCTCGCTCCTCGGCGGACTCGTCGACTCCGGCCCGCTGCTCATCGCCAGCCGCTTCATCAAGGGGCTGAGCGCGGCGTTCACCGCCCCGGCCGGCCTGTCGATCATCACCACGACGTTCCCCGAGGGCCCGCTGCGCAACCGGGCCCTGTCCATCTACACCACCTGCGCGGCCACCGGCTTCTCCATGGGCCTGGTGCTGTCCGGTCTGCTCACCGAGGCCAGCTGGCGCCTGACCATGCTGCTGCCCGCGCCCATCGCCCTGATCGCCCTGCTCGCCGGTCTGAAGCTGCTCCCGCACAGCACCCGCGAACGCGAGCACCGCGGCTACGACATCCCCGGCGCCGTCCTCGGCACCGCCGCGATGCTGCTGCTGGTCTTCACCGTCGTCCAGGCACCCGAGGCCGGCTGGGCCGCCACTCGCACCCTGCTGTCCTTCCTGGCGGTGGCCGTGCTGCTGACGGCGTTCGTCCTGGTCGAGCGGCGCTCACCGGGACCGCTGGTGCGGCTCGGCGTGCTGCGCTCCGGCACCCAGGTCCGCGCCCAGCTCGGCGCCATGGCCTTCTTCGGGTCGTACGTCGGCTTCCAGTTCTTGGTGACCCTGTACATGCAGTCGCTGCTCGGCTGGTCGGCGCTGCACACGGCGCTCGCCTTCCTGCCGGCGGGCGCGCTGGTGGCGCTGTCCGCGACGAAGGTGGGCGCGATCGTCGACCGGTTCGGCACCCCGCGCCTGATCGCGGCCGGCTTCGCGCTGATGGTCGCCGGATACGCGCTGTTCCTCGGCGTCGACCTCGACCCGGTGTACGCGGTCGCGATCCTGCCCAGCATGCTGCTGATCGGCGCGGCCTGCGCGCTGGTCTTCCCGTCGCTGAACATCCAGGCCACCAACGGGGTCGAGGACCACGAGCAGGGCATGGTGTCCGGGCTGCTGAACACCTCGGTGCAGGTCGGCGGCGCGATCTTCCTGGCGGTGGTCACCGCCGTCGTCACCGCCAACACGCCGGCTGGCGCCTCCCCTCAGGCAGTCCTCGACAGCTACCGGCCCGGCCTCGTCGTGGTCACGGGCATCGCCGTCGCCGGCCTGCTGATCTCGCTGACGGGTCTGCGCACCCGGCGCGGCCGGCCGTCCGTGGTGGTCGTCGAGTCCACCGCCCCGCAGGCGGAGCGCGTGCCGGTACGCGACTGA
- a CDS encoding MFS transporter, translated as MPGHPSQLTRLRIALTTFFALDGFVFAGWVVRIPAIKEQTGASPSGLGLALLGVSAGAVVTMTLTGRLCRRFGNHRVTVVCAVLLSLSVALPPLTHSALTLGAVLLVFGAAYGGINVAFNSAAVDLVAALRRPVMPSFHAAFSLGGMLGAGLGALVAGAVSPTRHLLGLAVVGLVVTAVAAPGLLRHRLPRPPERPRPTAGAAPHPERPDRPDHSDRPDHKDHRSERPDRPDRRTRALVLVFGLIALCTAYGEGALADWGALHLEQDLGASPGVAASGYSCFALAMTVGRLSGTVLLERLGRTRTVVAGGATAAVGMLFGALAPWLWAALLGFAVAGLGLANLFPVAVERAGALSGSNGVAVASTLGYGGMLLGPPAIGFMADWFSLPAALTSVAVLAALAALIGLTTRRVTAI; from the coding sequence GTGCCGGGTCACCCCAGCCAGCTCACCCGTCTGCGCATCGCCCTGACCACCTTCTTCGCCCTCGACGGCTTCGTTTTCGCGGGATGGGTCGTCCGGATCCCCGCCATCAAGGAACAGACCGGCGCGTCGCCCAGCGGCCTCGGACTCGCCCTCCTCGGCGTGTCCGCCGGCGCCGTCGTCACGATGACGCTGACCGGGCGGCTGTGCCGGCGGTTCGGCAACCACCGGGTCACCGTCGTCTGCGCCGTCCTGCTCTCCCTGAGCGTCGCCCTGCCCCCGCTCACCCACTCCGCGCTCACGCTGGGCGCGGTGCTGCTGGTGTTCGGAGCGGCGTACGGCGGGATCAACGTGGCCTTCAACAGCGCCGCCGTGGATCTGGTGGCCGCGCTGCGCCGGCCGGTCATGCCGAGCTTCCACGCGGCGTTCAGCCTGGGCGGGATGCTCGGCGCGGGGCTCGGCGCGCTGGTGGCCGGGGCGGTGTCGCCCACCCGGCACCTGCTGGGGCTGGCCGTCGTCGGCCTGGTGGTCACCGCGGTCGCGGCACCGGGGCTGCTGCGCCACCGGCTGCCCCGGCCCCCGGAACGGCCGCGCCCCACGGCGGGCGCCGCACCTCACCCGGAGCGCCCGGACCGTCCAGACCACTCGGACCGCCCGGACCACAAGGACCACCGCTCGGAGCGCCCGGACCGCCCGGATCGCCGCACCCGCGCCCTCGTCCTGGTCTTCGGTCTGATCGCCCTGTGCACCGCCTACGGCGAGGGCGCCCTGGCCGACTGGGGCGCGCTGCACCTGGAGCAGGATCTCGGCGCCTCCCCCGGCGTCGCCGCGAGCGGCTACTCCTGCTTCGCCCTGGCCATGACCGTGGGCCGGCTGAGCGGTACGGTGCTGCTGGAGCGCCTGGGCCGGACCCGCACGGTGGTGGCGGGCGGTGCCACCGCGGCGGTGGGCATGCTGTTCGGCGCCCTCGCGCCCTGGCTGTGGGCGGCACTGCTCGGGTTCGCGGTCGCGGGCCTCGGTCTCGCCAATCTCTTCCCGGTCGCCGTGGAGCGCGCGGGAGCCCTCTCCGGTTCGAACGGGGTGGCCGTCGCCTCGACACTGGGCTACGGCGGCATGCTGCTCGGTCCGCCCGCCATCGGTTTCATGGCCGACTGGTTCTCCCTGCCGGCCGCGCTCACCAGCGTCGCCGTGCTCGCCGCGCTCGCCGCGCTGATCGGCCTGACGACGCGGCGCGTCACGGCCATCTGA
- a CDS encoding dipeptidase has product MSSNPVAETVASLMPRAKAELTELVAFKSVADFDQFPKAESEGAARWVADALTAEGFQDVALLDTPDGTQSVYGYLPGPEGAKTVLLYAHYDVQPPLDEAAWTTPPFELTERDGRWYGRGAADCKGGVIMHLLALRALKANGGIPVHVKVIAEGSEEMGTGGLERYAEAHPELLEADTIVIGDAGNFRVGLPTVTSTLRGMTLVRVRVDTLAGNLHSGQFGGAAPDALAALIRVLDSLRAEDGSTTVDGLTADASWDGLQYDEEQFRKDAKVLDGVELIGSGTVADRIWARPAVTVLGIDCPPVVGATPSVQASARALVSLRVPPGVDAAEATKLLQAHLEAHTPWGARVSTEQIGQGQPFRADTTSPAYQAMAEAMAVAYPGEEMQYAGQGGSIPLCNTLASLYPRAEILLIGLSEPEAQIHAVNESVSPEELERLSVAEALFLRNYAAS; this is encoded by the coding sequence ATGTCGTCGAATCCGGTCGCCGAGACCGTCGCCTCGCTGATGCCCAGGGCGAAGGCGGAGCTCACCGAACTGGTGGCCTTCAAGTCGGTGGCGGACTTCGACCAGTTCCCGAAGGCCGAGAGCGAGGGCGCCGCGCGCTGGGTCGCGGACGCGCTCACCGCCGAGGGGTTCCAGGACGTGGCCCTGCTCGACACCCCGGACGGCACCCAGTCGGTGTACGGCTACCTGCCCGGCCCCGAGGGCGCGAAGACGGTGCTGCTGTACGCGCACTACGACGTGCAGCCGCCGCTGGACGAGGCGGCCTGGACCACCCCGCCGTTCGAGCTGACCGAGCGGGACGGCCGCTGGTACGGGCGGGGCGCCGCCGACTGCAAGGGCGGCGTGATCATGCACCTGCTCGCGCTGCGCGCGCTGAAGGCGAACGGCGGCATACCGGTGCACGTCAAGGTGATCGCCGAGGGCTCCGAGGAGATGGGCACGGGCGGTCTGGAGCGGTACGCCGAGGCGCACCCGGAGCTGCTGGAGGCCGACACGATCGTGATCGGCGACGCGGGCAACTTCCGCGTGGGCCTGCCGACGGTCACCTCGACGCTGCGCGGGATGACCCTGGTCCGGGTCCGGGTCGACACCCTGGCGGGCAATCTGCACTCGGGCCAGTTCGGCGGCGCCGCGCCGGACGCGCTGGCCGCGCTGATCCGCGTGCTGGACTCGTTGCGCGCCGAGGACGGCTCGACGACCGTGGACGGGCTGACCGCAGACGCCTCGTGGGACGGTCTGCAGTACGACGAGGAGCAGTTCCGCAAGGACGCCAAGGTGCTGGACGGCGTGGAGCTGATCGGTTCGGGTACGGTCGCGGACCGCATCTGGGCGCGGCCCGCGGTCACCGTGCTCGGCATCGACTGCCCGCCGGTGGTCGGCGCGACCCCGTCGGTGCAGGCGAGCGCGCGGGCGCTGGTGAGCCTGCGGGTGCCGCCGGGCGTGGACGCGGCGGAGGCGACGAAGCTGCTCCAGGCGCACCTGGAGGCGCACACCCCGTGGGGCGCGCGGGTGAGCACCGAGCAGATCGGTCAGGGCCAGCCGTTCCGCGCCGACACGACCAGCCCCGCGTACCAGGCGATGGCGGAGGCGATGGCGGTGGCCTACCCGGGTGAGGAGATGCAGTACGCCGGCCAGGGCGGCTCGATCCCGCTGTGCAACACGCTCGCCTCGCTCTACCCCCGCGCGGAGATCCTGCTGATCGGGCTGAGCGAGCCGGAGGCGCAGATCCACGCGGTGAACGAGAGCGTGTCGCCCGAGGAGCTGGAGCGGCTGTCGGTGGCGGAGGCGCTGTTCCTGCGCAACTACGCGGCGAGCTGA
- a CDS encoding DUF6332 family protein produces MTTYGGRRDQAARDAITVEIGYALCSAAFAAAVVFGALAGPVWLFTLPGIAETVLLRTAQVVAPVLFAARVISVLVRFRTDAQPSQPGRTNPDS; encoded by the coding sequence ATGACGACATACGGGGGACGGCGCGACCAGGCCGCACGGGACGCCATCACGGTGGAGATCGGATACGCGCTGTGCAGCGCGGCCTTCGCGGCCGCGGTGGTCTTCGGGGCGCTGGCCGGGCCGGTGTGGCTGTTCACCCTGCCCGGCATCGCGGAGACCGTGCTGCTGCGCACCGCTCAGGTGGTCGCGCCGGTGCTGTTCGCCGCGCGGGTGATCTCGGTCCTGGTCCGCTTCCGCACGGACGCTCAGCCCAGCCAGCCCGGCCGCACCAACCCCGACTCGTAG
- a CDS encoding geranylgeranyl reductase family protein: protein MSSENSSADDVRQVWDVVVVGAGPAGASAAYAAAVAGRRVLLLEKAELPRYKTCGGGIIGPSRDALPPGFELPFKDRVHAVTFSHNGRFARTRRSKQMLFGLVNRPEFDQRLVEHAQKAGAELRTGVTVQRVEQHGSAVPDRRTVAVVLQGGETVLARAVVGADGSASRIGAHVGVKLGQVDLGLEAEIPVPETVAEDWKGRILIDWGPIPGSYGWVFPKGDTLTVGVISARGEGAATKRYLEDFIGRLGLAGFEPSVSSGHLTRCRADDSPLSRGRVLVCGDAAGLLEPWTREGISFALRSGRLAGEWAVRIAEAHDAVDTRRQALNYAFAVKAGLGVEMAVGKRLLQAFERRPGLFHAALTGFRPAWRAFMDITRGSTSLGEIVRTRPIAQRALTVLDRRAGAWSGAETESAGAAGSGAGAGNGSGSGSGNGTGTAGAEVSSSS, encoded by the coding sequence GTGAGCAGCGAGAACTCTTCGGCGGACGACGTGCGGCAGGTGTGGGACGTCGTCGTGGTGGGCGCGGGACCCGCGGGCGCTTCGGCCGCCTACGCGGCGGCGGTGGCCGGACGGCGTGTGCTGTTGCTGGAGAAGGCGGAGCTGCCCCGCTACAAAACCTGCGGCGGCGGCATCATCGGGCCCTCGCGCGACGCCCTGCCGCCCGGCTTCGAACTGCCGTTCAAAGACCGCGTGCACGCGGTGACGTTCTCCCACAACGGCCGCTTCGCCCGCACCCGGCGCTCCAAGCAGATGCTCTTCGGGCTCGTCAACCGGCCCGAGTTCGACCAGCGGCTGGTCGAGCACGCCCAGAAGGCGGGCGCCGAGCTGCGCACCGGCGTCACCGTCCAGCGGGTCGAACAGCACGGCTCGGCGGTCCCGGACCGGCGCACCGTCGCCGTCGTCCTCCAGGGCGGCGAGACGGTGCTCGCGCGGGCCGTGGTCGGCGCGGACGGCAGCGCCAGCCGCATAGGAGCACATGTCGGCGTGAAGCTCGGACAGGTCGACCTCGGCCTGGAGGCGGAGATCCCGGTGCCGGAGACGGTCGCCGAGGACTGGAAGGGGCGGATCCTCATCGACTGGGGGCCGATCCCGGGCAGTTACGGCTGGGTCTTCCCCAAGGGCGACACGCTCACCGTCGGTGTGATCTCGGCGCGCGGCGAGGGCGCCGCGACCAAGCGGTACCTGGAGGACTTCATCGGGCGGCTCGGTCTCGCCGGCTTCGAACCGAGCGTCTCCTCCGGGCATCTGACCCGCTGCCGCGCCGACGACTCGCCACTGTCGCGCGGACGGGTGCTGGTGTGCGGGGACGCGGCGGGGCTGCTGGAGCCGTGGACCCGCGAGGGCATCTCGTTCGCGCTGCGCTCGGGGCGGCTCGCGGGGGAGTGGGCGGTCCGCATCGCCGAGGCGCACGACGCCGTGGACACCCGCCGGCAGGCCCTGAACTACGCCTTCGCCGTCAAGGCCGGGCTGGGCGTGGAGATGGCCGTCGGCAAGCGGCTGCTCCAGGCGTTCGAGCGGCGGCCCGGGCTCTTCCACGCGGCGCTGACCGGTTTCCGGCCGGCCTGGCGGGCGTTCATGGACATCACGCGCGGCTCGACGTCCCTGGGCGAGATCGTCCGGACCCGGCCGATCGCGCAGCGGGCCCTGACCGTGCTCGACCGGCGGGCCGGGGCCTGGTCCGGGGCCGAGACCGAGTCCGCGGGTGCGGCGGGGTCCGGAGCCGGGGCCGGGAACGGGTCGGGATCCGGGAGCGGGAACGGGACCGGGACCGCCGGGGCCGAGGTCAGCTCGTCGTCCTGA
- a CDS encoding response regulator transcription factor, with protein sequence MIRVLLADDQHLVRAGFRALLDAQPDIEAVAEAADGEEALRRVRELRPDVVLMDIRMPVLDGLAATRRITRDPGLADVKVVMLTTFELDEYVFEAIRAGASGFLVKDTEPDELLRAVRAVVAGDALLSPGVTRRLIAEFAARSKEPAAAGALAALTEREREVMALVGIGLSNEEIARRLVVSPLTAKTHVSRAMVKLGARDRAQLVVLAYESGLVRPGWLG encoded by the coding sequence GTGATCCGCGTACTGCTCGCCGACGACCAGCACCTGGTGCGGGCCGGTTTCCGGGCGCTGCTCGACGCGCAACCGGACATCGAGGCCGTCGCGGAGGCCGCGGACGGCGAGGAGGCGCTGCGCCGGGTCCGCGAACTGCGCCCGGACGTCGTCCTGATGGACATCCGCATGCCCGTCCTCGACGGACTCGCCGCCACCCGGCGGATCACCCGGGACCCGGGGCTGGCGGACGTGAAGGTGGTCATGCTGACCACGTTCGAGCTGGACGAGTACGTCTTCGAGGCGATCCGCGCGGGCGCCTCCGGGTTCCTGGTGAAGGACACCGAGCCGGACGAACTGCTGCGCGCGGTCCGCGCGGTGGTCGCGGGGGACGCGCTGCTCTCGCCGGGCGTGACCCGGCGGCTGATCGCCGAGTTCGCCGCCCGCTCCAAGGAGCCCGCGGCGGCCGGCGCGCTGGCCGCGCTCACCGAGCGGGAGCGGGAGGTGATGGCGCTGGTCGGCATCGGCCTGTCGAACGAGGAGATCGCCCGCCGCCTGGTCGTCAGCCCTCTCACCGCCAAGACGCATGTGAGCCGCGCGATGGTGAAGCTGGGCGCCCGCGACCGGGCGCAACTCGTGGTCCTGGCCTACGAGTCGGGGTTGGTGCGGCCGGGCTGGCTGGGCTGA
- a CDS encoding MBL fold metallo-hydrolase, whose product MDVIELLPRLHLLRFPVGQAYLWRDGDELTLVDAGPGGSGAALAEAVAGLGRVPGDVRRIVLTHFHEDHVGGAAEFAALSGAEVYAHGLDAPYVRGERPGPPPVFEDWERPVHAEAAKLLPPDDFPRPAEVTEVSDGDLLGFGGGARVVHVPGHTEGSVALHLPRYGVLFTGDAVAASPVDGAVLPGVFNLDRARTLASLRRLAELDAEVACFGHGDPVLAGAGRVLGKVAEGAV is encoded by the coding sequence ATGGACGTCATCGAACTCCTCCCCCGTCTGCATCTGCTGCGTTTCCCGGTCGGCCAGGCCTATCTCTGGCGGGACGGGGACGAGTTGACCCTGGTCGACGCCGGTCCGGGCGGCTCGGGCGCGGCGCTCGCCGAGGCGGTGGCCGGGCTGGGCCGGGTCCCGGGCGACGTACGGCGGATCGTGCTCACGCACTTCCACGAGGACCATGTGGGCGGGGCGGCGGAGTTCGCCGCGCTGAGCGGGGCGGAGGTGTACGCGCACGGTCTGGACGCGCCGTACGTCCGGGGTGAACGGCCCGGTCCGCCGCCGGTGTTCGAGGACTGGGAGCGCCCGGTCCACGCGGAGGCGGCCAAGCTCCTCCCGCCGGACGACTTCCCGCGTCCGGCCGAGGTGACGGAAGTGTCCGACGGTGATCTGCTCGGCTTCGGGGGCGGGGCGCGGGTCGTCCACGTCCCGGGCCACACCGAGGGCAGTGTCGCGTTGCATCTGCCGCGGTACGGGGTGCTGTTCACCGGGGACGCGGTGGCCGCGTCCCCGGTGGACGGCGCGGTGCTGCCCGGTGTGTTCAACCTGGACCGGGCGCGCACCCTCGCGTCGCTGCGGCGGCTGGCGGAACTCGACGCGGAGGTCGCCTGCTTCGGGCACGGCGATCCGGTGCTCGCGGGGGCCGGCCGGGTGCTCGGGAAGGTGGCGGAGGGCGCTGTCTAG